One genomic region from Danio aesculapii chromosome 24, fDanAes4.1, whole genome shotgun sequence encodes:
- the LOC130218141 gene encoding palmdelphin-like isoform X2: MHPEPVQYIYTAIPDVPKCYTPTTRRRSVTPGKHESDEEQEKKAAYTMKISVEKDLRTGESHILSTTTIAPLDLQQQGIKVYEDGLKSVYALPSDGRDSRNSLNEMSPLEVEELLMKATEKKDPADVEYHEPVFSSLFSRPTSPTERAYISLCGLQMSNKNHSEEEIFTKQDNLYIPTTKTNQYLSCNQLAQNGPYANSESTTRISPASSPIQDCEEQLRITPTADSGLGFGRYSPPNPKEEPSVVNWINSLPHEEKTAEPVTMIFMGYQNAESDEEDEGIQAELVVISDDDEDPEDLSYHPLGYHSKIFKPNSTVYRSEIRPGAIRSFNSGRHTFGNESEAPIATELPVKLSQLGKYM; encoded by the exons ATGCACCCAG AGCCAGTTCAATACATCTATACGGCCATACCTGACGTCCCGAAGTGTTACACTCCTACAACCAGGAGGAGAAGTGTGACGCCGGGGAAACATGAATCTGATGAAGAGCAGGAGAAAAAAG cagCATACACCATGAAGATCAGTGTAGAAAAAGATCTCCGCACTGGTGAGAGTCATATCCTCTCCACAACCACCATCGCACCTCTGGATCTCCAACAACAAGGCATCAAAGTTTATGAGGATGGACTAAAATCTGTCTACGCTTTGCCATCTGATGGACGAGACTCACGGAACAGCTTGAATGAGATGAGCCCTCTTGAAGTAGAGGAACTTCTGATGAAAGCCACTGAGAAGAAAGACCCTGCAGATGTTGAATACCATGAACCAGTGTTTTCAAGCCTGTTCAGTCGACCCACCAGCCCTACAGAAAGAGCATACATCAGCCTTTGTGGCCTTCAGATGTCCAACAAAAACCATAGTGAGGAAGAAATCTTCACCAAGCAAGACAATCTTTACATTCCAACCACTAAAACCAATCAGTATTTGAGCTGCAACCAACTAGCTCAAAATGGACCATATGCTAACAGCGAAAGCACAACCAGGATCAGCCCTGCATCTTCTCCCATACAAGATTGTGAGGAACAGCTAAGAATAACTCCAACTGCAGACTCAGGATTGGGATTTGGACGATATTCTCCTCCAAATCCAAAGGAAGAACCTAGTGTTGTCAACTGGATAAATTCTCTGCCACATGAGGAGAAAACGGCTGAACCGGTTACCATGATCTTCATGGGTTATCAGAATGCTGAAtctgatgaggaagatgaaggaATACAGGCTGAACTAGTAGTTattagtgatgatgatgaagatcctGAAGATCTTTCGTATCACCCTTTGGGCTACCATAGTAAGATCTTCAAACCCAACTCTACAGTATATCGCTCTGAGATCAGACCTGGTGCCATCAGATCCTTCAACTCTGGAAGACACACATTTGGAAATGAAAGCGAAGCCCCGATAGCCACAG AACTGCCAGTCAAATTGTCTCAGCTAGGAAAGTACATGTAA
- the LOC130218141 gene encoding palmdelphin-like isoform X1 produces the protein MLLFTEPVQYIYTAIPDVPKCYTPTTRRRSVTPGKHESDEEQEKKAAYTMKISVEKDLRTGESHILSTTTIAPLDLQQQGIKVYEDGLKSVYALPSDGRDSRNSLNEMSPLEVEELLMKATEKKDPADVEYHEPVFSSLFSRPTSPTERAYISLCGLQMSNKNHSEEEIFTKQDNLYIPTTKTNQYLSCNQLAQNGPYANSESTTRISPASSPIQDCEEQLRITPTADSGLGFGRYSPPNPKEEPSVVNWINSLPHEEKTAEPVTMIFMGYQNAESDEEDEGIQAELVVISDDDEDPEDLSYHPLGYHSKIFKPNSTVYRSEIRPGAIRSFNSGRHTFGNESEAPIATELPVKLSQLGKYM, from the exons atgtTGCTTTTTACAGAGCCAGTTCAATACATCTATACGGCCATACCTGACGTCCCGAAGTGTTACACTCCTACAACCAGGAGGAGAAGTGTGACGCCGGGGAAACATGAATCTGATGAAGAGCAGGAGAAAAAAG cagCATACACCATGAAGATCAGTGTAGAAAAAGATCTCCGCACTGGTGAGAGTCATATCCTCTCCACAACCACCATCGCACCTCTGGATCTCCAACAACAAGGCATCAAAGTTTATGAGGATGGACTAAAATCTGTCTACGCTTTGCCATCTGATGGACGAGACTCACGGAACAGCTTGAATGAGATGAGCCCTCTTGAAGTAGAGGAACTTCTGATGAAAGCCACTGAGAAGAAAGACCCTGCAGATGTTGAATACCATGAACCAGTGTTTTCAAGCCTGTTCAGTCGACCCACCAGCCCTACAGAAAGAGCATACATCAGCCTTTGTGGCCTTCAGATGTCCAACAAAAACCATAGTGAGGAAGAAATCTTCACCAAGCAAGACAATCTTTACATTCCAACCACTAAAACCAATCAGTATTTGAGCTGCAACCAACTAGCTCAAAATGGACCATATGCTAACAGCGAAAGCACAACCAGGATCAGCCCTGCATCTTCTCCCATACAAGATTGTGAGGAACAGCTAAGAATAACTCCAACTGCAGACTCAGGATTGGGATTTGGACGATATTCTCCTCCAAATCCAAAGGAAGAACCTAGTGTTGTCAACTGGATAAATTCTCTGCCACATGAGGAGAAAACGGCTGAACCGGTTACCATGATCTTCATGGGTTATCAGAATGCTGAAtctgatgaggaagatgaaggaATACAGGCTGAACTAGTAGTTattagtgatgatgatgaagatcctGAAGATCTTTCGTATCACCCTTTGGGCTACCATAGTAAGATCTTCAAACCCAACTCTACAGTATATCGCTCTGAGATCAGACCTGGTGCCATCAGATCCTTCAACTCTGGAAGACACACATTTGGAAATGAAAGCGAAGCCCCGATAGCCACAG AACTGCCAGTCAAATTGTCTCAGCTAGGAAAGTACATGTAA